CACGCCCCCGCGCTGGTGGTCCCCGGCCAGGGCCACTTCCGGCAGGTGATGGAAACCTTCGATCAGCACGGCTTTCACGGCCCGGTGACGCAGGCGGCGCGGGCCGGCACGCCGCTGCTCGGCATCTGCGTCGGCATGCAGATGCTGCTCTCGGGTTCAGAGGAGGCGCCCGGTGTCCCCGGCCTCGGGCTGATTCCTGGCACCGTGCGGAAATTTGCTGCGGCCCAGGGGCGCAAGGTGCCGCAGATGGGCTGGAACGCGCTGGAGCGCCGGGGCGACTCGCCGCTGCTGCGTGGGCTGGACGCGGACGCCTACGCCTATTTCGTGCATTCGTACTACGTGCCGCTCGAAGTCGAGGTTCAAGACGGCGCCGTCACAGACTACGGCGTGCCGTTCTGGTCGGCTCTGAGCGCCGGCAACGTGCATGCCACACAGTTTCACCCGGAGAAAAGCGGAGAGGTGGGGCTCGCCCTGCTGGAGAACTTTCGCCGTGAGGTGCTGGGAGGCTGAGGCCCCAGGCCGACCCACCCTGAACCGGCGCGTCATCTGCTATGATTCTACGGTTGCATGCCGGCCCTCGCCCCCGGTGGGCCACGGGCGGACATCCCTCCCCCGGCTCCGCTGGCGAGCGGCCCCTCCCGCCGGGATCCTGCTGAACCAGGACCCGGCCGGAAGGAGAAAGAGGGCAGGCAGCGAAGTTTTGCCAAGGAGAAACCGCCACTATGGAACTGACTGCCCAACCCCGTACCCCCAAGCAGAAGCTGGCCGAAGGCATGATCGCCGCCGTCGCCTACAACAAGGACCACAACGTGTCCTTCGCGCTCGACCGCAAGGCCTTTGACCGCGCTTTCCGTCAGCAGAGCACCACCGGTCTGTTCGACATCACCGTCGCGGGCGGCGAGACCTTCCCGGCGCTCGTCAAGACCGTGCAGATGGACAAGCGCCGCCGCACCCCGATCCATGTGGACTTCTACATGGTGACCTACGGCGAGCCGATCGAGGTGTCGGTGCCGGTGCATGTTCAGGGCAAGAGCCAGGGCGAGATCCAGGGCGGCCTCGTGGACATCGTCGTGCACAACCTTTCCATCGTGGCCCCCGGACCGCGCCGCATTCCGCAGGAACTCGTTGTGGACGTGACCAAGCTCGGCATCGGTGACCACGTGTCTGCCGGCGACATCAAGCTGCCCGAAGGCTGCGTGCTCGCCGTGGACGCCGAACTCACCGTGATCAGCGTCCTGCCGCCGCGCCTGAGTGCCGAGGAACTCGAAGCCGAGACCCAGGCCGCGCAGGTGGCCGGCATGGTGGCCTCGGGCGAGCTCTCGGAAGAAGCCGCCGAAGCCGTGCTGGAAGGCGAAGCGAGCGTCGAAGAAGCCAAGGCCGAAACCGCCGCTGCCGAGGAAGGCACCCAAGGCACCGAAGGCCGCGACCTCGACAAGGACAGCAACCAGGCCGAAGAAAACCGCTCGGAAAGCGGCCAGTAGGCTCTCTTCCACGCTGCGCCTTGAGCCGGATGCCCCCAGGGGTGTCCGGCTTTCTCGTGGCCCGCAGGGGAGGCCGCACCAGCCTGGGAAAAATCCCGTTACGCTGTGCGCTATGGCCGCGCCCCTGACCCTGCTGCTCGCCCGCACCCTGACCCTCGACGACGCTCAGCCCGAGGCCGCCGCCGTGCTCGTGGGGGGTGGGCGGGTCCTGGCCGCCGGCACGCGTGAGGAGCTGTTCGCCCAGGCCCCGCGCGCCGAGGTGCAGGACCACCGCGACCTGATTCTGACGCCGGGGCTGTGCGACGCCCACATTCACCTCGTGATGTACGGCGCGTCGCTCTCGCAACTGAACCTGATGGGGGCACGCAGCGTGGCCGAGGTGCAGGCCAAGCTCGCGCAAAGAGCCGCCCACACGCCGCACGGCAGCTGGATCATCGGCGGCGGCTTTCTGATGAGCGAGATGGGCCTGGGCGACTACCCCACCGCCGCGCAGCTCGACGAGGTGAGTCCCCACTGGCCGGTGATGCTGCATTCGCGCGATCATCACATGCTGTGGGTCAACAGCGCGGCGCTACGGGCCGCCGGCGTGACCGACTCCACCCCCGACCCGGTAGGCGGCCACATCGTGCGTCCGCTGGGCTGCCTTCAAGAACATGCCCAGGCGCTCGTCGCCGACGCGGTGCCCGCCCCCAGCGAAACCGAGTGGCTTGCCTCCGCGCGGGCCGGCGCCGACGACCTTGCCGCGCGCGGCTACGTCAGCGCTCATACGATGGCTTTCGAGGATGCCGAGGCCCCCAGGGCGCTGCAAGTTCTCGCCGCACGGGGCGAGTTGCCGCTGCGGATCTGGGCTTGCCTGCCGCACGACCGCCTGGAGCACGCCGAGGCGCTGGGAGTGAGGGGGCACGCGGGCGGACTTTTTCAGTGGGGCGGCGTCAAGTTCTTCGCGGACGGTGCGCTCGGCAGCCGCACGGCGTGGCTGCACGCCCCGGGCTTCGCGGACGGCTCGGGCACTGGCATCGCGCTCGACCCACCGGAGTTGATCCTGGAGCGGGGGCGCGCGGCGCTCGCCCTCGGCCTGACGCCGGTCACCCACGCCATCGGGGACCGCGCGAACACCGAAGTCCTGAACGTCTACGAGCAGCTCCGCGCGGACGCCGAGGCGCGCGGCATCCGGCTGCGCATAGAGCACACCCAGCACCTGCGCCCCGAGGACGTGCCGCGCTTCCGGGGCCTGACCGCGAGCGTGCAGCCGATCCATCTGCAAGCCGACGCCGCCATCATCCGCGAGCTGATTCCGCACCGGGCAGAGGGAAGTTACGCTTTCCGGTCCCTGAAAGAAGCCGGCGCGGTTCTCGCCTTCGGCAGCGACGCCCCGGTTGCGCCGCCCGACGTGCGCACCAACTTCGCCGCCGCCATGAGCCGGGTGGGCGATGACGGGCAGCCGCTCGCCCCCGCCGAAGCCCTGACTCCTGAAGAGGTGCTGTGGGCGTACACCCGCGGCCCCGCCCTCGCCGCCGGCTGGGAGGACGAGGGCATCATCCGCCCCGGGGCGCGGGCGGCCTTTACCCTTTGGGACCGGCTCGGAGGGAACGCGCGGGCGCTGGTGCTCTGAGCACGGCAGATCAGCCCACCGCCCCCGCCGCGAAAAGGCGGGGGCGGTTCAGGTCCTTTCCTACTCGCCGTCCGGCAAGTCGGCGTTGGTGTACACGTTCTGCACGTCGTCGAGGTCTTCAAGCGACTCGACGAGGACTTCGAGCTTGCGCACGTCGTCGCCCGAGACCGCCACGGTGTTGCTCGGCAGCATGGTGATCTGACCGCTCTCGACCGCGTAACCAGCGGCGCTCAGCGCGTCTTGCACCGCGTACAGGTCACCCGGAGCGGTGCTGATCTCCAGCCCGTCCTCGGATTCCTGAATGTCCTCGGCGCCGTTTTCGATCGCGACTTCCTGCGCGGCTTCCGAGGTGTCGCGGATCAGGAGGATGCCCTTTTTCTCAAACTGCCACGCGACCGATCCGCCCGTGCCCAGGCTGCCGCCACGCTTGTTGAAGACGCTGCGGATGTCGGCGACCGTGCGGTTGACGTTGTCGGTGAGCGTCTCGATGAAAATCGCGGTGCCGCCCGGGCCGTAGCCTTCGTAGGTCTGCTCCTTGTAGTCGGCGGCGCCCTCACCCGCGCCCACCGCGCGCTTGATCGCGCCCTCGATGTTGTCCACGGGCACGGTGTCGGCCTTGGCGGCGGCGATCGCGTTTTTCAGGCTGAGGTTGCCGGCGGGATCACCGCTGCCGCCCGAGCGGACGGCGGCCTGAATCGCGCGGATGTGCTTGGAATAGATGGCGCTGCGCTTCTTGTCGTTGGCGCCCTTCTTGCGTTTGATCTGAGACCACTTGCTGTGACCGGCCATGATTTAGAACTCTCCTGTGCTGGATGCTCGGCGTAAAATGGCGCCCACTCACGAGGGGGGCGCAGTCTGACTGCCCGGCATTCTAGCGCGCACCGGCCCTCAAGCGAGCCGCGCCGGCAGTACTGTGCGCCCATGACCACAGCACCCCTGAGCGGCCTGCGGGAGCGCGAACGACTTGTCAACGGCGTGCGGCTGCACTGCGTCGAGGCCGGCCCGGAAGGTGGGCTGCCTGTCTTGCTGCTGCACGGCTTTCCGGAGTTCTGGCGGGCCTGGGAGCGGCAGATCGGGCCGCTTGCCCGCGCGGGCTTTCATGTGGTGGTGCCGGACCTGCGCGGTTACAACCTCAGCGAGAAGCCCGCCGGGGTCGAGAGCTACCGCCTGAGCACGCTGGTGGAGGACATCGTCGGTCTGATTCACGACCTGGGCACACAGCGGGCGCACGTCGTCGGTCACGACTGGGGCGGCATCATCGCGTGGGCGCTCGCGATCACCCGGCCGGAGGTCGTGGACAAACTCGTGATCCTCAACGCTCCGCATCCCGCTGCCTACCGCCGCGAGTGGAAGAGGGGAGAGCAGCCCCGGCGCTCGTGGTACGTCGCTTTTTTTCAGTTGCCCTGGCTGCCCGAGCGCTTGCTGCCACGCTTTGGACGCTGGGCGCTGCGGGGCCGCTCGGGCAGCTATACGCCGGAGGACCTGAGGCACTATGAGGCGGCGTGGGCCCAGCCCGGCGCGGCCACGGCGATGATCCATTACTACCGCGCCCTGATGCGCTTCGGCAACGTGCGGGAGACGGAGGTACGCGCCCCCACCCTGCTGCTGTGGGGGGAGCGTGACGTTGCGCTGGTCCCTGAGCTCGCCGAAGGCCTCGGGGAGTGGGTGCCGGACCTGAGGGTGGTCCGCTTTCCCGCCGCCACCCACTGGCTGATGCGCGACGAGACGCTGCGGGTGAGTGGGCTAATCCTCGACTTTCTCGACCGGCCAGCAGAAGACTGAAGGGGGCCGCCCTTAGCACTCCGGCGGGTCGGGGTGCCGGTCGGGGGCCTCCGGGTCATGGGTCCGCAGGAGCCGCACCTCCACCACGCGGAAGCCGTGCAGGACCAGCAGCAGCAGGGCGGTGAGGACCGCGCCGAGGAGGTAGCGCTCCAGCCCGCAGCACAGCCCCACCCCCGCCGAACCCAGGATGCTCGCCGCGCTCGTGAGACTCTGGCGACGCTCGGTGGTGGAACTCGCGATGATCGCGCCCGCCCCCAGAAAGCTGATGCCGCTCACCGTCGCGCCGAGCACCGCCAGCGGATCGAGCTTGATCACCGACGACCTGGCCCCAAAGCGCTCGATCATCACCTCGGCGAGCGTCATGAACAGCGCGGCGAGCGTGCCGACCAGGGCGTGGGTCCGCAGCCCCACCGAGGTGCGGTGCAGTTCGCGCTCCAGCCCGATCAGTCCGGAGAGCAGCAGCGCGAGCACCAGCCGCTCGGCGAGCATGAGGTCGCTGGACACGGGGGCGCTGGGCCAGACCATGCCCCCAGCATCCCACGTTTCCGGCTCAGGCCGCAGCCTGGAAACGTGGGATGGGGCCCCGCGCCCGTCAGCTCAGCGGTAGCGGGCGATGTCGCGCAAATGTTCGTCGTAGGTGTGGTTGACGTAGATCTGGCCGTCCAGGCCGTGCAGGAAGTACAGCGCGTCGCGCCCGTCGGCAAGCTGACGCTGAGCCTTCAGGACGCTGAGCAGCGCGGCCTCGCCGGGGTTGTTGATCGGGCCGGCGGGCAGGCCCGAGCGGGTGTAGGTCGAGTATGGCGTGTCCTTGGTGAAGTCTCCCGCCGAGCGGTCGAGTTCGGGCAGGTCCTTGCCCAGACCATAGGCGACGGTGGGGTCGCTTCCCAGCTTGATGCCGTCGCGCAGGCGGTTGAGAAACACCCCGGCGACGACCGGCATTTCCCCGTTGTTGGCGGCTTCGGCCTGCACCATGCTCGCCAGGATCACCCAGTCGCGCACGCTCAGGCCCAGCGCCCGGGCCTTGGCGACGTTTTCCGGCGTGAACTCGGTTTCCATACGCGCGACCATCTTTTTCACGATCTCGGTCGCGCTGTCCTTGGGCCGGAACTCGTAGGTGGCCGGAAACACGAAGCCTTCGAGGTTCGGCTGCTTGCCCTGGGCGTGCGGGCTGAGCGAGGTGTCTTTCAGCGCCGCCGCGATCCCGGCGGGGTCGAAGCCGGCTTTCTGGAAGATCTCAGGCAGGTCCTGGATGCGCCGGCCTTCCGGCACCGTCACGTTGACCACGGGGATGCGCGCCGGGCCGTCGAGGGTGCGGGCGACCTGCTCGGCCGTCATGGTGCCGCTCAGGTCGTAGGCGCCCTCCTTGAGCCGTCCCGCCGCCCCGCTCTGGTCCATCACGTACCGCAGCACGCGGGCATTCTTGACGATGCCCTTCTCCTGCAACTCACGCGCGATCCCCGCCACCGTGTCACCTCGCTGAACTTCGAGGGTGTACGTACCGCCGCCCGCCGGCCCGAACAGGCTACGCAGGTACAGGAACGCGCCGAGCGCCGCGAGCAGCCCCAGCACGATCAGCCCGAGCAGCAGCCGCGCCCACAGCGGCATTCCGCGCCGCGCCCGCACCGCGCTCACGCCCACACCCCGGCGAGATCCAG
The sequence above is a segment of the Deinococcus reticulitermitis genome. Coding sequences within it:
- the mltG gene encoding endolytic transglycosylase MltG, whose product is MPLWARLLLGLIVLGLLAALGAFLYLRSLFGPAGGGTYTLEVQRGDTVAGIARELQEKGIVKNARVLRYVMDQSGAAGRLKEGAYDLSGTMTAEQVARTLDGPARIPVVNVTVPEGRRIQDLPEIFQKAGFDPAGIAAALKDTSLSPHAQGKQPNLEGFVFPATYEFRPKDSATEIVKKMVARMETEFTPENVAKARALGLSVRDWVILASMVQAEAANNGEMPVVAGVFLNRLRDGIKLGSDPTVAYGLGKDLPELDRSAGDFTKDTPYSTYTRSGLPAGPINNPGEAALLSVLKAQRQLADGRDALYFLHGLDGQIYVNHTYDEHLRDIARYR
- a CDS encoding alpha/beta fold hydrolase, with the protein product MTTAPLSGLRERERLVNGVRLHCVEAGPEGGLPVLLLHGFPEFWRAWERQIGPLARAGFHVVVPDLRGYNLSEKPAGVESYRLSTLVEDIVGLIHDLGTQRAHVVGHDWGGIIAWALAITRPEVVDKLVILNAPHPAAYRREWKRGEQPRRSWYVAFFQLPWLPERLLPRFGRWALRGRSGSYTPEDLRHYEAAWAQPGAATAMIHYYRALMRFGNVRETEVRAPTLLLWGERDVALVPELAEGLGEWVPDLRVVRFPAATHWLMRDETLRVSGLILDFLDRPAED
- a CDS encoding YebC/PmpR family DNA-binding transcriptional regulator codes for the protein MAGHSKWSQIKRKKGANDKKRSAIYSKHIRAIQAAVRSGGSGDPAGNLSLKNAIAAAKADTVPVDNIEGAIKRAVGAGEGAADYKEQTYEGYGPGGTAIFIETLTDNVNRTVADIRSVFNKRGGSLGTGGSVAWQFEKKGILLIRDTSEAAQEVAIENGAEDIQESEDGLEISTAPGDLYAVQDALSAAGYAVESGQITMLPSNTVAVSGDDVRKLEVLVESLEDLDDVQNVYTNADLPDGE
- a CDS encoding amidohydrolase, producing the protein MAAPLTLLLARTLTLDDAQPEAAAVLVGGGRVLAAGTREELFAQAPRAEVQDHRDLILTPGLCDAHIHLVMYGASLSQLNLMGARSVAEVQAKLAQRAAHTPHGSWIIGGGFLMSEMGLGDYPTAAQLDEVSPHWPVMLHSRDHHMLWVNSAALRAAGVTDSTPDPVGGHIVRPLGCLQEHAQALVADAVPAPSETEWLASARAGADDLAARGYVSAHTMAFEDAEAPRALQVLAARGELPLRIWACLPHDRLEHAEALGVRGHAGGLFQWGGVKFFADGALGSRTAWLHAPGFADGSGTGIALDPPELILERGRAALALGLTPVTHAIGDRANTEVLNVYEQLRADAEARGIRLRIEHTQHLRPEDVPRFRGLTASVQPIHLQADAAIIRELIPHRAEGSYAFRSLKEAGAVLAFGSDAPVAPPDVRTNFAAAMSRVGDDGQPLAPAEALTPEEVLWAYTRGPALAAGWEDEGIIRPGARAAFTLWDRLGGNARALVL
- the hisH gene encoding imidazole glycerol phosphate synthase subunit HisH, whose amino-acid sequence is MRAAEVLLLDYGAGNVRSAAKALERAGMAVNVSGDPADVPHAPALVVPGQGHFRQVMETFDQHGFHGPVTQAARAGTPLLGICVGMQMLLSGSEEAPGVPGLGLIPGTVRKFAAAQGRKVPQMGWNALERRGDSPLLRGLDADAYAYFVHSYYVPLEVEVQDGAVTDYGVPFWSALSAGNVHATQFHPEKSGEVGLALLENFRREVLGG
- a CDS encoding 50S ribosomal protein L25/general stress protein Ctc, with the protein product MELTAQPRTPKQKLAEGMIAAVAYNKDHNVSFALDRKAFDRAFRQQSTTGLFDITVAGGETFPALVKTVQMDKRRRTPIHVDFYMVTYGEPIEVSVPVHVQGKSQGEIQGGLVDIVVHNLSIVAPGPRRIPQELVVDVTKLGIGDHVSAGDIKLPEGCVLAVDAELTVISVLPPRLSAEELEAETQAAQVAGMVASGELSEEAAEAVLEGEASVEEAKAETAAAEEGTQGTEGRDLDKDSNQAEENRSESGQ
- a CDS encoding MgtC/SapB family protein, translated to MVWPSAPVSSDLMLAERLVLALLLSGLIGLERELHRTSVGLRTHALVGTLAALFMTLAEVMIERFGARSSVIKLDPLAVLGATVSGISFLGAGAIIASSTTERRQSLTSAASILGSAGVGLCCGLERYLLGAVLTALLLLVLHGFRVVEVRLLRTHDPEAPDRHPDPPEC